One segment of Desulfovermiculus halophilus DSM 18834 DNA contains the following:
- a CDS encoding cobalt-precorrin 5A hydrolase translates to MHKRAVFALTAQGAELARGMAAGLQADVYLPRALAGAQDMGFANFHAAVGQAWTAYSQLVFVAASGIAVRTIAPLLQGKDRDPAVVVVDHQGRFAVSLISGHLGGANDLARETASLTGGQAVITTATDSLGLLAIDCIARSKEMGLEPVSGIKKINAALLQGEPVRVADPEDRLGWKDGPPAGYTLEQSDPGCGPLVKVEWREDAGSEADLILRPRCLVAGMGCNTQTSGREIQALIRHAFAVNNLSLASLHCLVSTSKKAQEPGLLQAADALGISLVCIEHRLLQDVDVPNPSATVHNHMGVSSICEAAAILHTNHGRLLVPKTKSRNATLAVALQP, encoded by the coding sequence ATGCATAAACGGGCCGTGTTCGCCCTCACCGCCCAGGGTGCAGAACTGGCCAGGGGCATGGCGGCGGGTCTGCAGGCCGATGTTTACCTCCCCCGGGCCTTGGCCGGAGCTCAGGATATGGGTTTTGCCAACTTCCATGCAGCGGTGGGTCAGGCCTGGACAGCCTATTCCCAGCTCGTCTTTGTTGCCGCCAGCGGCATTGCGGTCCGGACCATCGCCCCTCTGCTTCAGGGCAAGGACCGGGACCCGGCCGTGGTTGTTGTTGATCATCAGGGCCGGTTCGCGGTCAGCCTCATCTCCGGACATCTGGGAGGAGCCAACGACCTGGCCAGGGAAACGGCCTCCCTGACCGGAGGGCAGGCGGTGATCACCACCGCCACTGACTCTTTGGGCCTTTTGGCCATCGACTGTATTGCCAGAAGCAAGGAAATGGGCCTGGAGCCTGTATCCGGGATCAAGAAGATCAACGCCGCCCTGCTTCAGGGAGAGCCAGTGCGCGTTGCAGATCCGGAAGACCGCCTGGGCTGGAAGGATGGGCCGCCTGCCGGTTATACCCTCGAGCAGTCTGATCCCGGGTGCGGCCCCCTGGTCAAAGTTGAATGGCGTGAGGATGCAGGCTCAGAAGCCGATCTCATCCTCCGGCCCCGCTGCCTGGTAGCCGGGATGGGCTGCAACACCCAAACTTCAGGACGCGAAATTCAGGCACTTATCCGCCACGCATTCGCTGTCAACAACTTATCCTTGGCCAGCCTGCACTGCCTGGTCAGCACCAGCAAGAAAGCCCAGGAGCCTGGACTGCTTCAGGCCGCAGACGCCCTCGGCATCAGCCTGGTCTGCATCGAGCATCGCCTCCTCCAGGACGTTGACGTCCCCAACCCATCCGCCACAGTGCACAACCACATGGGAGTGTCCAGCATATGCGAAGCAGCAGCCATCCTGCACACCAATCACGGCCGGCTCCTGGTACCCAAGACCAAGAGCCGAAACGCCACCCTGGCCGTAGCCCTGCAACCTTAA
- a CDS encoding alpha/beta fold hydrolase: MPTAQCNDIDIYYEIHGSGFPVVFISGLGAGTWAWEPQVPFFSRSYRMLSFDNRGAGRSGTPPGPYSIEQMALDTVRLLHALDIEETFVVGLSMGGMIAQELALILPHRVRGLILAATHPGGDLHVSGSPEVYQRLMDNTGLSPEEIVEKNISVLFSPNTVTQRPEIIQGYRERQKTIPEQPEHAFAAQQKAIQGFDCSGRLTRIKAPTLLLAGEDDQLIPPENARRMAEHIPDCQVRVFPQAGHLIHMERTKEFNTTVDEFCKARV, from the coding sequence GTGCCAACCGCCCAGTGCAACGATATAGATATCTACTATGAGATTCACGGCTCCGGATTTCCAGTTGTATTCATCAGCGGCCTTGGGGCCGGAACATGGGCCTGGGAGCCGCAGGTCCCCTTTTTCAGCCGCAGCTACCGGATGCTATCCTTTGACAACCGGGGAGCAGGCCGGAGCGGCACTCCTCCGGGTCCCTACAGCATCGAACAGATGGCCCTGGACACGGTCCGGCTGCTGCATGCGCTGGATATCGAAGAAACGTTCGTGGTCGGACTGTCCATGGGCGGTATGATCGCCCAGGAGCTGGCCCTGATTCTCCCCCACCGGGTCCGGGGCCTGATCCTGGCCGCCACCCACCCCGGAGGCGATCTGCACGTCTCCGGCTCACCGGAAGTATACCAGCGATTGATGGACAACACCGGACTCAGCCCGGAAGAGATCGTGGAAAAGAACATTTCCGTTCTTTTCAGCCCGAATACAGTCACCCAACGGCCGGAGATCATCCAGGGTTATCGCGAGCGGCAGAAAACTATCCCGGAGCAGCCGGAGCACGCCTTTGCCGCTCAACAGAAAGCCATCCAAGGCTTTGACTGCTCCGGGCGACTCACCAGGATCAAGGCCCCGACGCTGCTCCTGGCAGGCGAGGACGACCAACTTATCCCCCCTGAGAACGCCCGGCGCATGGCCGAGCATATCCCGGACTGCCAGGTTAGGGTATTTCCACAGGCCGGACATCTTATCCATATGGAGCGAACCAAGGAATTCAACACAACTGTGGACGAGTTCTGCAAGGCCAGGGTGTAA
- the cobM gene encoding precorrin-4 C(11)-methyltransferase, with product MSQPPVSFIGAGPGDPELLTIKAQRLIQEADLVLYAGSLVPREVLSWAKDNAEIMDSSGMTLEQTHAALVQCVHQGHKAARVHTGDPSLYGAVLEQMRLLQQEGIDYQVIPGITAAFAAAAQAGISFTIPELTQTLIFTRMRGRTLVPDKERLQTLAAHHCSLAIYLSASLVQDMVQELRTGGLPDTTPICVGSSVGWPGEEMLWTDLAHVEQDVSDRGITRQAVFLVLPGQAGGQSQVSRLYSPDFSHGFRSARMNDA from the coding sequence ATGTCACAGCCCCCAGTCTCTTTCATCGGCGCCGGTCCGGGAGATCCGGAACTTTTAACCATCAAGGCCCAGCGGCTGATCCAGGAGGCCGACCTTGTCCTCTATGCCGGATCCCTGGTCCCCCGGGAAGTTCTGAGCTGGGCCAAGGATAACGCCGAAATCATGGACTCCTCGGGGATGACCCTGGAGCAGACCCATGCCGCCCTGGTCCAGTGCGTACACCAGGGTCACAAAGCGGCCCGGGTGCACACCGGTGATCCATCATTATATGGTGCCGTCCTGGAGCAGATGCGCCTTTTGCAGCAGGAGGGAATTGATTATCAGGTCATTCCGGGAATCACGGCCGCCTTTGCCGCCGCCGCCCAGGCCGGTATATCCTTCACCATCCCCGAACTGACTCAGACTCTGATCTTTACCCGCATGCGCGGACGGACACTGGTCCCGGACAAAGAACGTCTGCAGACCCTGGCCGCGCACCACTGCAGTCTGGCCATCTATCTTTCCGCCTCTCTGGTCCAGGATATGGTCCAAGAACTGCGGACCGGGGGCCTGCCGGATACAACCCCGATCTGTGTCGGGTCCAGTGTCGGCTGGCCGGGAGAGGAAATGCTGTGGACCGATCTGGCTCATGTGGAGCAGGATGTATCTGACCGGGGAATCACCCGCCAGGCTGTCTTTCTGGTCCTTCCCGGACAGGCAGGGGGCCAATCTCAGGTCTCCAGACTGTACAGTCCGGATTTTAGCCATGGATTTCGATCAGCCAGGATGAACGATGCATAA
- the cbiE gene encoding precorrin-6y C5,15-methyltransferase (decarboxylating) subunit CbiE, whose amino-acid sequence MPIHVIGLGTDLQDQPDSVRELLSSCTVLVGGQRMLEACGNYPARQIQIKAPLESVLAEIQTAKAQREQIAVLADGDPLFYGIGRRLLQDLPAQDLHFHPGITALQTAAARLKIPWDQVRTVSLHGRLELHPLLRLMSRHELIGVYTDATWSPDALARELLKRDIDHFILHVCEDLGLGTEKLLTLDCAQAADMRFSTLNFVLLERTQRPERKLTLGTPEEHLEHENSLITKAEIRSTALGCLHIQPGHTVWDIGAGCGSIGLEASLLAWNGRVICVESDPKRAEHIRTNRVRTGAYALDIVTGNAPECFSELPDPDRIVVGGGISRSPDLVPQALDRLRPGGKIMILCTLLSTLHQARDQLGKAGLEADVQQISISRSRSIGTDKRLEPLNPVFLVSFAFSKSDPFFGPKRPKEEDMH is encoded by the coding sequence ATGCCCATACACGTTATCGGACTCGGAACCGACCTTCAGGACCAACCTGATTCAGTCCGCGAACTCCTGAGCTCCTGCACCGTGCTGGTTGGAGGACAGCGCATGCTGGAAGCCTGTGGCAACTATCCGGCCAGACAGATCCAAATCAAAGCTCCTCTGGAGAGTGTCCTGGCCGAAATCCAAACAGCTAAGGCCCAGAGGGAACAAATCGCCGTTCTGGCCGACGGCGATCCCTTGTTCTACGGCATCGGCCGCAGGCTGCTGCAGGACCTCCCTGCCCAGGACCTGCATTTTCATCCCGGAATAACCGCCCTGCAGACAGCGGCAGCCAGGCTGAAGATCCCCTGGGATCAGGTGCGCACCGTCTCCCTGCACGGCCGTTTGGAGCTTCACCCCCTGCTCAGGCTCATGTCCAGGCATGAGCTGATTGGAGTGTATACCGATGCAACCTGGTCCCCGGACGCCCTGGCCCGGGAGCTCCTGAAGCGGGATATTGACCACTTTATCCTCCATGTCTGTGAGGATCTGGGCCTGGGCACGGAAAAACTCCTCACCCTGGACTGCGCTCAGGCAGCGGACATGCGTTTTTCTACTTTGAACTTCGTTCTCCTGGAACGGACCCAACGTCCGGAAAGAAAGCTGACTTTAGGGACTCCGGAAGAGCATCTTGAACATGAGAACAGCCTGATCACCAAGGCGGAAATCCGTTCCACTGCCCTGGGGTGTTTGCATATCCAGCCCGGACACACTGTCTGGGATATTGGCGCCGGGTGCGGGTCCATCGGGTTGGAGGCCTCCCTGCTTGCTTGGAACGGCCGGGTGATCTGCGTGGAATCAGACCCAAAGCGGGCTGAGCATATCCGCACTAACAGAGTCCGAACCGGAGCCTATGCCCTGGACATTGTGACCGGCAACGCTCCGGAATGCTTTTCTGAACTCCCTGATCCGGACCGGATTGTCGTGGGCGGTGGAATAAGCCGCAGTCCGGATCTTGTCCCCCAGGCCCTGGACCGGTTGCGCCCAGGAGGAAAGATAATGATTCTGTGCACCCTGCTGTCCACCCTGCATCAGGCCAGAGATCAGCTGGGCAAGGCCGGACTGGAAGCCGACGTACAGCAGATCAGCATTTCCCGCTCCCGGAGCATAGGTACGGACAAGCGCCTGGAACCCTTGAATCCCGTCTTTCTGGTCAGCTTTGCCTTCAGCAAGTCTGACCCATTTTTTGGGCCAAAGCGCCCAAAAGAGGAAGACATGCATTAA
- the cobJ gene encoding precorrin-3B C(17)-methyltransferase: MAPRARLVLDRAEVIVGYSSYIQLLDQGLVHGKEVISTGMTKEVQRCRAALDLACQGRRTAVVCSGDSGIYALAGLILELMEERNLAESMDLQIVPGIPALAAAASSLGAPLMHDFASISLSDLLTPWEVIDKRVRAAAEADFVIILYNPRSKTRTWQLEAIRCLLLKVRNGDTPVGVVKNASKDDERVVFTTLEGLDTESVDMKCTVIIGNSQTRRIGHWLLTPRGYAAKYDLTKQSGG; this comes from the coding sequence ATGGCCCCCAGGGCCAGGCTGGTTCTGGACCGGGCTGAGGTCATTGTCGGGTACTCTTCCTATATCCAGCTCTTGGACCAGGGCCTTGTGCACGGCAAAGAGGTTATCAGCACCGGGATGACCAAGGAGGTCCAGCGCTGTCGGGCCGCCCTGGATCTGGCCTGCCAGGGGCGGCGGACAGCCGTGGTCTGCAGCGGGGACAGCGGCATTTACGCCCTGGCCGGATTGATCCTGGAGCTGATGGAAGAAAGAAACCTGGCGGAAAGCATGGATTTGCAAATCGTGCCCGGCATCCCGGCCCTGGCCGCGGCAGCGTCCAGCCTGGGAGCGCCCTTGATGCATGACTTCGCCAGCATAAGCTTGAGCGACCTGCTCACCCCTTGGGAAGTCATAGATAAAAGGGTCCGGGCCGCCGCCGAGGCCGACTTCGTCATCATCCTCTACAACCCGCGGTCCAAGACCCGAACCTGGCAGCTGGAAGCCATTCGCTGCTTGCTCCTCAAGGTTCGCAACGGGGATACTCCGGTGGGAGTGGTCAAAAACGCTTCCAAAGATGACGAGCGAGTCGTTTTCACCACATTAGAGGGACTTGACACCGAGTCTGTGGACATGAAATGTACGGTGATTATCGGCAATTCGCAGACCAGGCGAATCGGTCATTGGCTGCTCACCCCCCGGGGGTATGCGGCCAAGTACGACCTGACAAAACAGAGTGGGGGATGA
- a CDS encoding DUF4870 family protein — MPQYSPHSHSTLQAPERIEQLRRLVWIMYALYAGTIISGFTLIIGVVMAHAKDKEAGILDPILASHISWLIRTFWWTLAWSVAAAIFYALFITAPLGALITLIAGIWFMYRVIRGALRLHQGTGMPVA; from the coding sequence ATGCCCCAATATTCACCCCACTCTCATTCGACGCTTCAGGCCCCTGAAAGAATAGAACAACTCCGCCGCCTGGTGTGGATCATGTATGCCCTGTATGCAGGGACGATCATTTCCGGGTTCACCCTGATCATCGGCGTGGTCATGGCCCATGCCAAGGACAAAGAGGCCGGCATCCTGGATCCGATTCTGGCCAGCCATATCTCCTGGCTGATCCGCACCTTTTGGTGGACCCTGGCCTGGTCAGTTGCGGCGGCGATATTCTATGCCCTGTTCATCACCGCCCCTCTTGGCGCACTGATCACCCTGATCGCCGGAATCTGGTTCATGTACCGGGTCATCCGGGGCGCTTTGCGCCTGCACCAGGGAACGGGCATGCCTGTGGCTTGA